The following coding sequences are from one Arcobacter nitrofigilis DSM 7299 window:
- a CDS encoding glucose-6-phosphate isomerase: MKYNKNFYQIKSNKEIFEKIEKEKGYIGYYNLPYQDTSYIKEFAKNVTQKDIVVVGIGGSSLGTFAIHKFLQHKENDKKLHFLESTDPLDLQRRISKINLNDALFIIISKSGTTVETVSILKYLHTLVNIDSSNTICITENDSKLKTFAKSRDIKTFEIPKDVGGRFSVFSTVGLVPLAIMGLDIDELLSGCKEVSDSFFSQDEYYSLLMEKARFLVENKNRFNINVVFSYSLLLEGFNKWYVQLWGESLGKININGTKQALTPIGLVGPIDQHSFLQLIVEGKRDKTVTFIKIEDFQDEMTIPHLSLEGLEELDYLNDIKFKDLINKQADATIEAIEGLDDIPCDVITIQSQDEFNIGKLMFSYELLTSIVGKFVQINTYDQPGVETGKIILKEKLK, translated from the coding sequence ATGAAATATAATAAAAACTTTTATCAAATAAAATCAAATAAAGAGATATTTGAGAAAATAGAAAAAGAGAAGGGTTATATTGGTTATTATAATCTCCCATATCAAGATACAAGTTATATAAAAGAGTTTGCTAAAAATGTAACTCAAAAAGATATAGTAGTTGTGGGTATTGGAGGGAGTTCTTTAGGAACTTTTGCTATTCATAAGTTTTTACAACACAAAGAAAATGACAAAAAACTCCACTTTTTAGAATCAACTGATCCTTTAGATTTACAAAGAAGAATTAGTAAAATAAATCTAAATGATGCACTTTTTATAATTATAAGTAAATCAGGAACAACAGTTGAAACAGTTAGTATCTTAAAGTATTTACATACACTTGTAAATATAGATTCCTCAAATACTATATGTATAACAGAAAATGATAGTAAGCTAAAAACTTTTGCAAAATCAAGGGATATAAAAACCTTTGAAATCCCAAAAGATGTGGGCGGTAGATTTTCTGTATTTTCAACCGTAGGACTTGTACCATTAGCAATTATGGGTTTAGATATAGATGAGTTATTAAGTGGTTGTAAAGAGGTAAGTGATAGCTTCTTCTCACAAGATGAGTATTATTCTTTACTTATGGAAAAAGCTAGATTTTTAGTTGAAAATAAAAATAGATTTAATATAAATGTTGTATTCTCATATTCCCTTTTACTTGAAGGTTTTAATAAGTGGTATGTTCAACTTTGGGGAGAGAGTTTAGGGAAAATAAATATAAATGGAACAAAGCAAGCCTTAACGCCTATTGGATTAGTGGGACCAATTGACCAACACTCTTTTTTACAACTAATAGTTGAGGGTAAAAGGGATAAGACGGTTACCTTTATAAAAATAGAAGATTTTCAAGATGAGATGACCATTCCTCATTTATCTTTGGAGGGCTTGGAAGAGTTAGATTATTTAAATGATATTAAATTTAAAGATTTGATAAATAAACAAGCTGATGCGACTATTGAAGCAATAGAAGGCTTAGATGATATACCCTGTGATGTTATAACTATCCAATCACAAGATGAATTTAATATTGGGAAACTAATGTTCTCATATGAGTTATTAACTTCTATTGTAGGAAAATTTGTACAGATAAATACCTATGACCAACCAGGTGTTGAAACAGGTAAAATCATTTTAAAAGAAAAACTAAAATAA
- a CDS encoding DEAD/DEAH box helicase has protein sequence MNSLITNGSNSNFYTHLTKLLRECKSYYFSVAFINFSGLQLLLDSLEFCQKNAIKGKILTSTYLNFTQPKALKKLLEYENIDLKIYDTNHFQKGFHTKAYIFEFEDDYKILLGSSNITASAFKSNVEWNIKTVSKKDDIFTNEILSEFDTLFKQSFEVNTSFINEYENFYNKNKIEEFSYKRSFTLNSMQEEALYNLQHLRDKRQTKALVLAATGTGKTYLAAFDVKAYEPKRVLFIVHRENILIKAKNSFEKIISNKTMGLYTGNKKEIDKEYLFTTIQTMSSNYENFLKEEFDYIIIDEAHHITSPSYEKVCDYFEPKFLLGLTATPNRSDEGNIYEVFDENIACDIRLNNALEHNLISSFHYYGISDIESIDYENIDILNISQLSKALMVNKRVDYIIEKMDFYSFDGKKRKALAFCASKEHANFMAEEFSKKGIMSIALTSGDSIEKREEYIKNLEDDNNDLEVICSVDIFNEGIDIPSINSVLFLRPTNSSIVFVQQLGRGLRKHKNKEFVTILDFIGNHNRAYMVAFGLLGDKIIDKESLKIALSNDFANIAHAFISMDEISKKRVLEQIEKENFYSMRYLKQKYYEFKSLLSNKIPMLEDYIAFSDHISPLDFISESKSYIEFLQKVEDKDEFKILCQDENFLKAIRFCEFLLPIKRVYEFVILKYLLTYKSCSEKQIFDLLNKELDFVCKDTIKHSFRYLNQEFFDKLQVQRYLKLVDLKENKLFITKEFEKILEKDTAKTFMEHSLNYGIITYKQTFKEKNYGLPFLKLYEKYNMLNIALVCNLDKIHTSFRGSGFLKHKDDFFLFITLQKDKMSKSSKYKNNFLSKKLITYVSKPNMSSDKSDGLRLSQNIKYKTRLHLFVRKISHEDKKVQAFIYLGLCNSKSYEGNKPINITLELEREVRDELYEEFTKLP, from the coding sequence GTGAACTCTCTTATTACAAATGGGTCTAATAGCAATTTTTATACCCATTTAACAAAACTTCTAAGAGAATGCAAAAGTTACTATTTTTCTGTAGCTTTTATAAACTTCTCAGGGCTGCAACTTTTACTTGATAGTTTGGAATTTTGCCAAAAAAATGCAATTAAGGGTAAAATTCTAACTTCCACATATTTAAACTTCACCCAACCAAAAGCCTTAAAAAAACTACTCGAATATGAAAATATTGATCTAAAAATTTATGATACAAATCACTTCCAAAAAGGGTTTCACACTAAAGCATATATTTTTGAGTTTGAAGATGATTATAAGATACTTCTTGGTTCTTCAAATATAACTGCAAGTGCTTTTAAAAGTAATGTGGAATGGAATATAAAAACAGTCTCAAAAAAAGATGATATTTTTACAAATGAGATATTAAGTGAATTTGATACTCTGTTTAAACAAAGCTTTGAAGTGAATACTTCATTTATAAATGAGTATGAAAACTTTTACAATAAAAATAAAATAGAAGAATTCTCATATAAAAGAAGTTTTACCCTAAATAGTATGCAAGAAGAGGCTTTATATAATTTACAACACCTAAGAGATAAGAGACAAACAAAAGCCTTAGTGCTTGCAGCAACGGGCACAGGAAAAACTTATCTTGCAGCTTTTGATGTAAAAGCATATGAGCCTAAAAGAGTTTTATTTATAGTTCATCGGGAAAATATTTTAATAAAAGCAAAAAATAGTTTTGAGAAGATTATTTCAAATAAAACTATGGGTCTATATACAGGAAATAAAAAAGAGATTGATAAAGAGTATCTTTTTACTACTATTCAAACCATGAGTTCAAATTATGAGAATTTTTTAAAAGAGGAGTTTGATTATATAATTATTGATGAAGCTCATCATATCACAAGTCCTAGTTATGAAAAAGTTTGTGATTATTTTGAGCCTAAATTTTTATTAGGTCTTACAGCTACTCCAAATAGAAGTGATGAGGGAAATATTTATGAAGTCTTTGATGAAAATATTGCTTGTGATATAAGGCTTAATAATGCTTTGGAGCATAATTTAATCTCATCTTTTCACTATTATGGAATATCTGATATTGAATCAATTGATTATGAAAATATTGATATTTTAAATATATCTCAATTATCTAAAGCTTTGATGGTAAATAAAAGGGTTGATTATATTATTGAAAAGATGGATTTTTATTCTTTTGATGGTAAAAAGAGAAAAGCTTTAGCTTTTTGTGCTTCAAAAGAGCATGCAAACTTTATGGCTGAAGAGTTTAGCAAAAAAGGAATCATGTCTATTGCCTTAACAAGTGGTGACTCCATAGAAAAAAGAGAAGAGTATATAAAAAATTTAGAAGATGATAATAATGACTTAGAAGTGATTTGTAGCGTGGATATTTTTAATGAAGGAATTGATATTCCCTCAATTAATAGTGTACTTTTTTTACGCCCAACAAACTCTTCAATAGTCTTTGTGCAACAACTTGGTCGAGGTTTACGAAAGCATAAAAACAAAGAGTTTGTGACTATTTTAGACTTTATTGGTAATCACAATAGGGCTTATATGGTAGCTTTTGGATTATTAGGTGATAAGATTATCGATAAAGAGAGTTTGAAGATTGCCCTTTCAAATGATTTTGCAAATATTGCTCATGCTTTTATCAGCATGGATGAGATATCTAAAAAAAGAGTATTGGAACAAATAGAAAAAGAGAATTTCTATTCGATGAGGTATTTAAAACAAAAATATTATGAATTTAAATCTTTACTTTCAAATAAAATTCCTATGCTAGAAGATTATATCGCTTTTAGTGACCACATTAGTCCACTTGATTTTATCTCCGAGTCAAAATCATATATAGAATTTTTACAAAAAGTTGAAGATAAAGATGAATTTAAAATTTTATGCCAAGATGAAAACTTCCTAAAAGCCATAAGGTTTTGTGAGTTTTTATTACCTATAAAAAGAGTTTATGAGTTTGTTATCTTGAAGTACTTATTGACATATAAATCTTGTAGTGAAAAACAGATTTTTGATTTACTAAATAAAGAGTTAGATTTTGTTTGTAAAGATACAATAAAACACTCTTTCAGATATTTAAATCAAGAGTTCTTTGATAAGTTACAAGTGCAAAGATATCTAAAACTTGTAGATTTAAAAGAGAACAAACTATTTATTACAAAAGAGTTTGAAAAGATATTAGAAAAAGATACCGCAAAAACTTTTATGGAACATAGTTTAAATTATGGAATCATAACTTACAAACAAACTTTCAAAGAAAAGAATTATGGTTTACCATTTTTAAAACTTTATGAAAAATATAATATGCTAAATATCGCTTTAGTGTGTAATCTTGATAAAATACATACTTCCTTTAGGGGAAGTGGTTTTTTAAAGCATAAGGATGATTTCTTTTTATTTATAACCCTACAAAAAGATAAGATGTCAAAGTCATCAAAATATAAAAACAATTTCTTAAGCAAAAAGCTAATTACTTATGTTAGTAAACCAAATATGAGTAGTGATAAAAGTGATGGATTAAGACTTTCTCAAAATATCAAATATAAAACAAGGTTGCATCTATTTGTAAGAAAAATTTCCCATGAAGATAAAAAGGTTCAAGCTTTTATTTATCTTGGGCTTTGTAATAGTAAATCTTATGAGGGGAATAAACCTATAAATATAACTTTAGAGCTTGAAAGAGAAGTTAGAGATGAGCTTTATGAAGAGTTCACAAAGCTTCCCTAA
- a CDS encoding cytochrome-c peroxidase: MTKSILLTSLLFVSMYGSNLTPQETLGKSLFFDKNLSKNKTMACATCHNPDMGFTDHRGNGVSNMASLGDNGKSVGGRNAPTASYANQTPSFHYDKKEKAYVGGQFWDGRASTLEDQAGGPPLNPVEMEMPNEKTVMSRVLENPYYVSAFKDIYGKDIFKDPKKAFAALTKSIASFERTSEFSPFDSKYDRYLKDEYDLTPLEDLGKALFFSNNNNSCSSCHVLKGEDKAGETFTNHQYFNIGVPANPALNKKSGMKGADEGLLANPAVTDVNQKGKFKVPTLRNVAVTGPYMHNGVFKDLRTVIEFYDKYNNPDRTINPETGKKWADPEVEKTIAKEELKAQKLTDRKVDALVAFLKLLTDKKYEYLIKK, encoded by the coding sequence ATGACAAAATCAATTTTACTTACAAGTTTACTTTTTGTAAGTATGTATGGTAGTAACTTAACACCCCAAGAGACTTTAGGGAAAAGTCTATTTTTTGATAAAAACCTATCAAAAAATAAAACTATGGCCTGTGCAACTTGCCACAATCCAGATATGGGATTTACAGACCATAGAGGGAATGGTGTTTCAAATATGGCATCATTGGGAGATAATGGTAAATCAGTTGGTGGAAGAAATGCACCAACAGCATCATATGCAAATCAAACACCAAGCTTCCATTACGACAAAAAAGAAAAAGCTTATGTAGGTGGACAATTTTGGGATGGAAGAGCTAGTACTTTAGAAGACCAAGCAGGAGGACCACCATTAAATCCAGTTGAGATGGAAATGCCAAATGAAAAAACAGTGATGAGTAGAGTATTAGAAAACCCTTATTATGTAAGTGCTTTCAAAGATATTTATGGAAAAGATATATTTAAAGACCCTAAAAAAGCTTTTGCTGCCTTGACTAAAAGTATTGCAAGTTTTGAAAGAACAAGTGAATTTTCACCTTTTGATTCAAAATATGATAGATACTTAAAAGATGAATATGACTTAACTCCACTTGAAGATTTAGGGAAAGCTTTATTTTTCTCAAATAACAACAACTCTTGTTCATCTTGTCATGTTTTAAAAGGAGAAGATAAAGCAGGTGAAACATTTACAAATCACCAATATTTTAATATCGGAGTTCCTGCAAATCCTGCTTTAAATAAAAAAAGTGGTATGAAAGGTGCTGATGAGGGATTATTGGCAAATCCAGCAGTTACTGATGTAAATCAAAAAGGGAAATTCAAAGTTCCAACACTAAGAAATGTTGCAGTTACAGGTCCATATATGCATAATGGTGTATTTAAAGACTTAAGAACTGTAATTGAATTTTATGATAAATATAATAATCCAGATAGAACAATAAATCCAGAAACTGGTAAAAAATGGGCTGATCCAGAAGTTGAAAAAACTATTGCAAAAGAAGAGTTAAAAGCACAAAAATTAACTGATAGAAAAGTTGATGCACTTGTGGCATTTTTGAAACTTCTTACTGATAAAAAGTATGAATACTTAATTAAAAAATAA
- a CDS encoding sterol desaturase family protein, with protein sequence MNDLMVFEYLINPNKRIFWVYIISSILITFIYFIYTKKSNKLILSSKLWLHPSAKLDYSYFFLGYFINVFLLIPFILSAKSVAFAVSRFLYLNFGMVQNTFFSYKETLLLYTLALFVCSDFTRYVLHRLLHEVKFLWEFHKVHHSAKVLNPLTFYRVHPVENILFGLRYSLSVGFVTGIFVYFFGAMIDIYMIFGANIFIVVFSLLGSNLRHTHVPISYGKYLEKIFISPKQHQIHHSNKHFDKNYGGYLAIWDYMFGSLKLSKDVKVLKFGLRKEQMKDYSTIRGILFFPFKNLLNRRQL encoded by the coding sequence TTGAACGACTTAATGGTATTTGAATATCTTATAAACCCAAATAAAAGAATATTTTGGGTTTATATTATTTCATCGATTTTAATAACATTTATATATTTTATCTATACAAAAAAAAGTAATAAACTTATCTTATCATCAAAATTATGGTTACACCCTAGTGCGAAACTTGATTACTCTTACTTTTTTTTGGGATATTTTATAAATGTTTTTTTATTAATACCATTTATTTTAAGTGCAAAATCAGTGGCTTTTGCTGTTTCAAGATTTTTATATTTAAATTTTGGAATGGTACAAAACACTTTTTTTTCATATAAAGAAACCCTACTTTTATATACCTTAGCTCTTTTTGTTTGTAGTGACTTTACAAGGTATGTATTACATAGACTTTTACATGAAGTAAAATTCTTATGGGAATTTCACAAAGTTCATCATAGTGCAAAAGTTCTAAACCCACTTACTTTTTATAGAGTTCATCCAGTTGAAAATATACTTTTTGGACTAAGATATAGTTTAAGTGTTGGTTTTGTAACTGGTATATTTGTATATTTTTTTGGAGCTATGATTGATATTTATATGATATTTGGTGCAAACATATTTATTGTTGTTTTTTCCCTTTTAGGATCAAACTTAAGACATACTCATGTACCAATATCATATGGTAAATATTTAGAAAAAATATTTATTTCCCCAAAACAGCACCAAATACACCATAGTAATAAACATTTTGACAAAAACTATGGAGGTTATTTGGCTATTTGGGATTATATGTTTGGAAGTTTAAAACTATCAAAAGATGTAAAGGTTTTAAAATTTGGACTTAGAAAAGAACAAATGAAAGATTACTCAACTATCAGAGGTATTTTATTTTTTCCATTCAAAAACTTATTAAACAGGAGACAATTATGA
- a CDS encoding imelysin family protein: MKKIFLILIISFMSLFAKDTMLDSILKNVSIVNVDNTIKDAQILKKDYSAKNFTKFIKSWKKVEAFYFAGDIDDNYIDTPRYIDVFHNLKENLDVQMQRVIDSNDEPQIALFKNSFKTVNALEYVLFNDKTITKREKAIADVILDSIISNLKDIKEVYEGYLTRTKKDDLWENSLVMNTLIASTYKLKEWRIKVPHKEQEYILSNNTNAAIVAILEANEEIIGEQKYYNFANMAKENGAKKETIEAQALLNKALKLAKNNSKDLYNAVNELHISYFLSLIEQLSITAKILEADGD, translated from the coding sequence ATGAAAAAAATATTTTTGATACTTATTATAAGTTTCATGTCATTATTTGCAAAAGATACTATGCTTGATTCTATTTTAAAAAATGTTTCAATAGTAAATGTTGACAATACTATAAAAGATGCACAAATTCTAAAAAAAGATTATTCTGCAAAAAATTTCACTAAATTTATAAAATCATGGAAAAAAGTTGAAGCATTTTATTTTGCTGGAGATATTGATGATAATTATATTGATACTCCAAGATATATTGATGTATTTCACAACTTAAAAGAGAATCTTGATGTTCAAATGCAAAGGGTGATTGATTCTAACGATGAACCCCAAATTGCACTTTTTAAAAACTCCTTTAAAACTGTAAATGCTTTAGAGTATGTTTTATTTAATGATAAAACTATCACAAAAAGAGAAAAAGCAATTGCTGATGTTATTCTTGATTCTATTATTTCTAATTTAAAAGATATAAAAGAAGTTTATGAAGGCTATTTAACTAGAACTAAAAAAGATGATTTATGGGAAAATAGTTTAGTAATGAATACATTGATTGCTAGTACGTATAAATTAAAAGAGTGGAGAATAAAAGTTCCACACAAAGAGCAAGAATATATTTTAAGTAATAACACAAATGCAGCAATCGTAGCTATATTAGAAGCAAATGAAGAGATTATAGGTGAACAAAAATATTACAATTTTGCAAATATGGCAAAAGAAAATGGAGCAAAAAAAGAGACGATAGAAGCACAAGCTTTATTAAACAAAGCTCTTAAACTTGCAAAAAATAATTCAAAAGATTTATATAATGCAGTAAATGAACTTCATATCTCTTACTTCTTATCTTTAATAGAACAACTTAGTATCACAGCTAAAATTCTAGAGGCTGATGGAGATTGA
- a CDS encoding di-heme oxidoredictase family protein: MKLNFNLLSLLLLFTTTLYSSQQEMNNEDYDKYILGRSFFTIPWVEAPSATTARDGLGPLFNANACVACHPNTARGVLYNKKNEASKSLIPKLSIKSDNSKLHKDILKRDGSLPDPIYGAQISISSVHDVPYEARVNLDFEKIKLFFDGEEHYIYKPKYTLIDLHYGKLKKSTNISYRIAPTLYGMGLLSKIDKKSILANVDENDSNHDGISGRANFVYSKITKKEELGRFTYKASVAFVKEQIANAAFNDMGLTTSFLKGENCTKSQTACLNSPKARDEIDITDKRLDAITYYLENLPTYTPTKGKNFEKGIEIFSKIGCTSCHVPSLKAKDGTSVYTFSDLLLHDMGDGLSDGRSEFQASKNEFRTTPLWGYAVEKKAYRLLHDGRAKTFQEAILWHGGEATKAKENYVALDKKEKKLLTEFLKGL; this comes from the coding sequence ATGAAACTAAACTTTAATTTATTATCACTTTTACTATTATTTACAACAACTCTATATTCATCTCAACAAGAGATGAATAATGAAGATTATGATAAATATATATTAGGAAGAAGTTTTTTTACTATTCCTTGGGTTGAGGCACCAAGTGCCACAACTGCAAGGGATGGACTTGGACCATTATTTAATGCAAATGCTTGTGTGGCATGTCATCCAAACACTGCAAGAGGTGTTTTATACAATAAAAAAAATGAAGCTTCAAAATCTTTGATTCCAAAACTATCAATTAAATCAGATAATTCAAAATTACATAAAGATATTTTAAAAAGAGATGGTTCTCTTCCTGATCCAATTTATGGTGCTCAAATATCAATTAGTAGTGTACATGATGTTCCATATGAAGCAAGAGTTAATCTTGATTTTGAAAAAATAAAACTTTTTTTTGATGGGGAAGAGCACTATATTTATAAACCAAAATATACTCTTATAGATTTACATTATGGAAAACTTAAAAAATCAACAAATATTTCATATAGAATTGCACCAACACTTTATGGAATGGGTTTACTTTCAAAAATAGATAAAAAATCAATTCTTGCAAATGTGGATGAAAACGATTCAAATCATGATGGAATAAGTGGAAGAGCAAATTTTGTATATTCAAAAATCACAAAAAAAGAAGAATTAGGAAGGTTTACATACAAAGCTAGTGTTGCTTTTGTAAAAGAACAAATAGCAAATGCAGCGTTTAATGATATGGGATTAACAACTAGTTTTCTAAAAGGTGAAAATTGTACCAAGTCACAAACTGCTTGTTTAAACTCTCCCAAAGCTAGAGATGAAATAGATATTACAGATAAAAGATTAGATGCCATTACATATTATTTAGAAAACCTTCCAACTTATACTCCAACAAAAGGTAAAAACTTTGAAAAAGGTATAGAAATATTCTCAAAAATAGGATGTACATCTTGCCATGTACCATCACTAAAAGCAAAAGATGGTACGAGTGTTTATACTTTTTCAGATCTTTTATTACATGATATGGGTGATGGACTAAGTGATGGAAGAAGTGAATTTCAAGCTTCAAAAAATGAGTTTAGAACAACTCCTTTGTGGGGATATGCTGTTGAGAAAAAAGCTTATAGATTATTGCATGATGGAAGAGCTAAGACATTTCAAGAGGCTATTTTATGGCATGGTGGTGAAGCAACAAAAGCAAAAGAAAATTATGTTGCTTTAGATAAAAAAGAGAAGAAACTTTTAACTGAGTTTCTAAAAGGATTATAA
- a CDS encoding imelysin family protein, with the protein MNNTKKLLVSLSVVTAIALTGCATGTNAASTPNKEVVKSNTILEAYANIALDSYTNALNDAKALEKAINKFAANPTEKTLQEAKDAWLTSRETYGQTESFRLSNGPIDAEEGWIAKDYGSLEGQINAWPLDENMIDYTIDANGKKTSGNIIDTVGKFNPGGEDAKAVDVTKITPEAISELNEDGGEANVASGYHAVEFLLWGQDQDYSNFLKDSITHGPLTAGQRPLSDFTSSVDAPRRLEYLKSASQKIVSDLEIVTSAWAKNLNGTKGLYRAAILDQLKGDNASKNISRNDALKQIIAGMGVFMKSELANERIAVAVLTPSEEDEHSCFSDNTHRDIAMNYQSFKNILTSTYDGKKYGPSLLDKVDGSAKAKIEKLMSSIEEKIALIDKTAKTKEHFDYQIKPTSPMSKVIVKLKNEMRKLGDTMVDVASANGISLTKDDVTDADETKL; encoded by the coding sequence ATGAATAACACAAAAAAATTATTAGTCTCACTTTCGGTTGTAACAGCAATTGCATTAACGGGATGCGCTACAGGTACAAATGCAGCAAGTACACCAAACAAAGAAGTTGTTAAGTCAAACACAATATTAGAAGCATATGCTAATATCGCACTTGATAGTTATACTAATGCTTTAAATGATGCAAAAGCTTTAGAAAAAGCAATTAATAAATTTGCTGCAAACCCTACTGAAAAAACTTTGCAAGAAGCAAAAGATGCTTGGTTGACTTCAAGAGAAACTTATGGTCAAACAGAATCATTTAGATTATCAAATGGTCCTATTGATGCAGAAGAAGGTTGGATTGCAAAAGATTATGGTTCTTTAGAAGGACAAATCAATGCTTGGCCATTGGATGAGAATATGATTGATTATACAATTGATGCAAATGGTAAAAAAACATCTGGAAATATAATTGATACAGTTGGAAAGTTTAATCCAGGTGGAGAAGATGCAAAAGCTGTTGATGTAACAAAAATCACTCCTGAAGCCATTTCTGAATTAAATGAAGATGGTGGAGAAGCAAATGTAGCTAGTGGATACCATGCAGTAGAATTCTTATTATGGGGACAAGACCAAGATTATTCTAACTTCTTAAAAGATTCAATTACTCATGGTCCATTAACTGCAGGTCAAAGACCACTAAGTGACTTTACAAGTAGTGTAGATGCTCCAAGAAGATTAGAGTATTTAAAATCAGCTTCACAAAAAATAGTAAGTGACTTAGAAATTGTAACTTCTGCTTGGGCAAAAAATCTAAATGGAACTAAAGGTTTATATAGAGCTGCTATTTTAGATCAATTAAAAGGTGATAATGCTTCAAAAAATATCTCTAGAAATGATGCTTTAAAACAAATCATTGCAGGTATGGGTGTATTTATGAAATCAGAATTAGCAAACGAAAGAATTGCAGTTGCTGTGCTTACACCATCTGAAGAAGATGAGCACTCTTGTTTCTCAGATAATACACATAGAGATATCGCTATGAATTACCAAAGTTTTAAAAATATTTTAACTTCAACATATGATGGAAAAAAATATGGACCTTCTTTATTAGATAAAGTTGATGGAAGTGCTAAAGCAAAAATTGAAAAACTTATGAGTTCAATTGAAGAAAAAATTGCTTTAATAGATAAAACTGCAAAAACAAAAGAACACTTCGATTATCAAATCAAACCAACAAGCCCTATGTCAAAAGTTATTGTAAAACTTAAAAATGAAATGAGAAAGCTTGGTGATACTATGGTTGATGTTGCTAGTGCAAATGGAATAAGCTTAACGAAAGATGATGTAACAGACGCAGATGAAACTAAACTTTAA